From Pelagibacterium flavum:
GTTCCACTCTGCGCAACCAGAAGACAATCCCGGTCATCCCTGGCCGCAAGAACCGGAAGCGCAAAATCAAATACGACGAGAAACGCTACAAAGACCGCTGGCGTGTCGAGGCCATGTTCTGCCGGCTCAAGGATTTCCGCCGCGTTGCCACCCGATACGACAAGCTTGCCCGAAACTATCTATCTGCCGTCATGCTCGCAGCGGCAGTCGCATACTGGCTATGAACGAGTCTCGACCCTAGAAAATGGCGATACAAACGCCTTTATGAATGGCGCTCTCTCGGGGGCGATACAGGAATTCCGCGGACTTCGGGAATACTTCACGCGTTCTGGAATGTCCGTCGATGATGCCGAGCGCCAAGTTGTGGCCTTCTGGCAATGGAACGGCAATTGGACCGTGCCACACCACCGAATTCAGGCGTACCTTTTCGCAGCAATGGCGCGTAAAATTGCCGCTGGCCAGAAGAAAAACCCTTCACGAGGGGCCACCAACGACATTAGGGCAATAGCGACCTATGCCCCGTATGTGGACGCAATGTTTGTGGACAGCGAGTTCGCAACTTTGCTTCAGGAGACACCGCTACAGAATGATCTAAGCTACCGAGCAGAGATATTCTCTATCCGTTCACGGGATGCTTTCCTGAATTACTTGCACAACCTAATCAGAAACGCGACCGCAGAATGTGAAATGATCGCGGTGGCACTCTATGGTGACAGCGCCCGCCGAAAACCAGGAATTCGACCTACCTAGAAGTGAGTTCCTCTATTTAGAAGTGCTCCCCGACCGATGGCCATCGCGGTTTCACGTTAGGACTGCGAACACTTGGAATGGGGCCGGAAACGAAGCGATAGTCACTCCATTCCGGCTCTCGATCGCAATGCCGGGCTCGGTTTCGCAGCTGATGGGTCCCGGCTCAAGGCCGGGACAGCGATGGGGTGGATTGAGGTTGTGCCCGGTTTTGGGCGCGGGTTGAGACATTTGGATCGGCTGCGGCAAAAGCCGCAACGCTGGGGGTACTGGGTCCCGGGTCAAGCCCGGGATGACAGATGAGGGTGGGGGAGCGTTGTGCTTCCCCTTTTTTGTGTGAATGGGGTCTGGACCCGTCGGGGAGGTGTCGCCCCCCTACTCCGCCTCAGGCGCCAGCAGCATTTCGTCCAACACTTCGGCGGCGCATTGGTTGGTGAGGTCGCTCAGGGCGATGTCCTGTTCGGGGGTGCGCTGGGGGGCTTCGAGCATGGGCCAGAGGGTGTCGGCTTCGATGCGGTCGAGGGTGCAGGCGCAGTAGGCGGTGCAGTAGGCGGCGTCGGGGGCGGATTGGAGGCAGCTGGACTGGCAGCTTGAGAGGAAGTTTTCGGCGCGGCGGGTTTCGCTGATGCCGGTGAGGGAGGCAAGGCCCATGAGGATGCCGATGAGGATGGGCTGGTGCAGGACGTAGATGACGAGGCTCCAGCGGCCGAGTTTGGCCAGGGCGCGAGAGGGCGCTGAGGTACCCTTGAATTGGGCGAGGCGGTCCGTGACGCCGCTGCTGATAGCCCAGCGGGTGGCGGCGATGCCGAGGAGGGCGACGCCGAACCAAGGGAAGATGGGGACCAGATCTTCGCTGGGGGGCGGCGCATCCCAGAGGCCGATCCAGGACCAGAGCTTTTCGCCGAACAGCGGGCTCTGGATGAACAGTTGCAGGCCGATGAGGATGACGGCCAGCTCGATGACGAGCGCGAGCGGGGTCGTGAGGAAGGCGAGGCCCATGAGGGAAAACAGCGCTATGGCGTGCAGGACGCCGAAATAAACGAAGGTGCCGGGATTGAAGGCGTACGTGCCCGCAGAGATGAGGAGCGCGGCGCCGAGGATGATGGCGAAGCGGCGCCAGAAGGGGCGCCAGCGGATGGTTTCGCCGTGGCCGAGGACGAGGGACACGCCGGTCAAAAAAATGAAGGTGCCGACGATCAGTTTCTGGAAGATCACCCAAGGGAGCGACTGGGTGGGGTCGAAATTGACGAAGCCCAGAAACGCCAGATCCCATGAGAAATGGTAGATGATCATCGCGACGATGGCGACGCCGCGCGCGACGTCGATGGCGGCGATGCGCGGGCGGGAGGCGGGGGAAATCGATGTCATGCGGCGGACGCCCGGACCCAGACGGCGGCATCGTGGAAGGCGGCACCGCCGAAGGGCTTAACGGGATCGGAGCCGATCAGGGTGTTGATGCCCCTGCCCTTGCGGTGTGCCTTGTGAGGGTGGAGGCCCTCGGCGACGACAACGCCGGTGCGCAACCCGTCGAACAGGCGCAGGGTCAGCTCCACTGAACCGCGATGGTTGCCGATGGTGACGGGTGCGCCGTCTTCAAGCGCCAACCGGGCGGCATCGTCGGCGTGCATGAGCAAGGAGGGGGTTCCTTCGCGCTTCTGGCTGCCGGGTGTTTCGCCAAAGGTGGAATTGAGGAACGTGCGGGCCGGAGAGGTGGTCAGGCGGAACGGGACCGCTTCGGTGGTCGGCTCGTTCCAATCGAGAAAATCGACCATGGCGGGCATTTCTGCGGGATCGCAGACCCAGTTGACGCCACGCTTGATGCGGGTGGCTTCCCAATCGGGCTTGAAGCGGAATTTGCCGTCGGGCCAGGCAAAGCCATCGGCGTAGCGCGATTTTTCATCGGGCAGCGCGCGGTCGACAAAGCCTGACGCGGCTTCGATTGCGTCGAGATCGCCATAGCCGGAGCGCGAGAAGGTTTCGGCAACCATCTCGCGGTCGGTCTTCTCAGTGACGGCGGCGGGTGCCCCTACCCGCTTGGCGATTTCGTTGATGACGAAATGGTTGGGCATAGCCTCGCCGGGGGCGTTGACGATCTTGGGGCCGTAGAGGACGCGGGTGTGGCCGCCGCGGGTGTAATAATCGTTGTGTTCGACAAACATGGTGGCGGGCAGAACGATATCGGCCATCTGAGCGGTTTCGGTCATGAACTGCTCATGGACGACGGTGAAGAGGTCCTCGCGCTCGAAGCCCTGCCGGGTGAGGGCGTGATCGGGGGTGACAACCATGGGATTGGTGTTCTGGATCAAGAGCGCCTTGACCGGGCCGCCGCCCTCGAGCGCTTCAGGGTCGCCGGTGAGGATGGGGCCGATGCGGCACATGTCGAGTTCGCGCACACGGGACTTTTTGAGGGCGGCGCCGGTGATCTGGGATTTGTCGAGCCCCCAAGCGCCCGAATTGGAATGGAAGGCGCCGCCGCCGCGATATTTCCAGGCGCCAATCATTGCAGGGATCGAGAGCGCGGCGTGCATGTTGAGCGCGCCATTGCGCTGGCGGGAAAAGCCATAGCCGAGCCGGAAATAGGCGCGCGGGTTTTCACCCACCAGCTGTGCGAAGGCTTCGATTTCTTCGACCGAAAGGCCGGTGATTTCGGCGGCCCATTGCGGGGACTTGGCCGCAAGATGTGATTCAAGAGACGAATCGAAGTCCGTATGGCTGCTTAGGAATTCGCGATCGGCGAGGTTGTCGCGCAGCAGGATGTGCATGACAGCCAGCGCCAAAGCGCCATCGGTGCCGGGGCGGATGAGCAGCGCCATATCGGCC
This genomic window contains:
- a CDS encoding DUF1624 domain-containing protein, which produces MTSISPASRPRIAAIDVARGVAIVAMIIYHFSWDLAFLGFVNFDPTQSLPWVIFQKLIVGTFIFLTGVSLVLGHGETIRWRPFWRRFAIILGAALLISAGTYAFNPGTFVYFGVLHAIALFSLMGLAFLTTPLALVIELAVILIGLQLFIQSPLFGEKLWSWIGLWDAPPPSEDLVPIFPWFGVALLGIAATRWAISSGVTDRLAQFKGTSAPSRALAKLGRWSLVIYVLHQPILIGILMGLASLTGISETRRAENFLSSCQSSCLQSAPDAAYCTAYCACTLDRIEADTLWPMLEAPQRTPEQDIALSDLTNQCAAEVLDEMLLAPEAE
- a CDS encoding molybdopterin-containing oxidoreductase family protein, which encodes MTKPLVLRTARTVCPHDCPSTCALDVEVLETGTIGRVRGAKDDPYTAGVICEKVARYAERANHPDRVLHPLRRTGPKGSGQFQRISWDDALDEIGSRFLQIEAEHGAESIWPYYYAGTMGHVHRDGINRLRNAKGYSEQYDTICTMISWTGYIAGTGLLTGPNPEQMAESDCVIIWGTNPVNTQINVMTHAIRARRERGARLVVVDIYRTATMEQADMALLIRPGTDGALALAVMHILLRDNLADREFLSSHTDFDSSLESHLAAKSPQWAAEITGLSVEEIEAFAQLVGENPRAYFRLGYGFSRQRNGALNMHAALSIPAMIGAWKYRGGGAFHSNSGAWGLDKSQITGAALKKSRVRELDMCRIGPILTGDPEALEGGGPVKALLIQNTNPMVVTPDHALTRQGFEREDLFTVVHEQFMTETAQMADIVLPATMFVEHNDYYTRGGHTRVLYGPKIVNAPGEAMPNHFVINEIAKRVGAPAAVTEKTDREMVAETFSRSGYGDLDAIEAASGFVDRALPDEKSRYADGFAWPDGKFRFKPDWEATRIKRGVNWVCDPAEMPAMVDFLDWNEPTTEAVPFRLTTSPARTFLNSTFGETPGSQKREGTPSLLMHADDAARLALEDGAPVTIGNHRGSVELTLRLFDGLRTGVVVAEGLHPHKAHRKGRGINTLIGSDPVKPFGGAAFHDAAVWVRASAA